The following are from one region of the Corynebacterium hindlerae genome:
- a CDS encoding polyprenyl synthetase family protein, producing MTNLDARTLTLADFPDAVGECLKEFFDSQRPLINTIDPVITQAVSYLEDMVLGGGKRMRPMFAWAGYLGAGGTEIEDPAAVLRAVSALEFIQACALIHDDIIDESDTRRGSPTVHRRVEALHKDNTWNGDAADFGIGVAILIGDLALSWAEEMLQSSGLSPAALARVRGPWSAMKTEVISGQILDITVESSGNESAEIAEKVNRFKTAAYTIERPLHIGAAIADADDNLVQAFRGFGQDIGIAFQLQDDILGVFGDPAITGKPAGDDLREGKRTVLLAQALRQADLTAPEKAKQLRQGIGKTADPQELATLAAIIDEMGAQQVVEKRIAELTASGLAHLDDAPLPDHIRAALHELAIRATKRAV from the coding sequence GTGACTAATTTGGACGCTCGAACTCTCACCTTGGCAGATTTTCCCGACGCCGTCGGGGAATGCCTGAAAGAGTTTTTCGACTCCCAGCGCCCCCTTATCAACACCATCGATCCTGTCATTACACAGGCAGTTTCCTACTTAGAGGACATGGTTCTCGGTGGCGGAAAGCGCATGCGCCCCATGTTCGCATGGGCCGGATATTTGGGAGCGGGCGGCACGGAGATAGAAGATCCCGCTGCCGTTTTGCGCGCCGTTTCCGCATTGGAATTTATTCAAGCTTGTGCACTTATCCACGATGACATTATCGATGAGTCAGACACTCGACGTGGCTCCCCGACGGTACACCGCCGGGTCGAAGCGCTTCACAAAGACAACACCTGGAACGGCGATGCCGCAGATTTCGGCATAGGGGTCGCGATTTTGATCGGCGATCTGGCACTGTCGTGGGCAGAGGAAATGCTACAGAGCTCGGGTCTCAGCCCGGCTGCCCTCGCACGTGTCCGCGGTCCGTGGAGCGCGATGAAGACGGAGGTGATCTCCGGCCAGATTCTTGACATCACGGTGGAAAGCTCAGGGAACGAAAGCGCCGAAATAGCGGAGAAGGTCAACCGGTTCAAAACCGCCGCCTACACCATCGAACGCCCGCTGCACATCGGCGCAGCCATCGCCGACGCCGACGACAATCTCGTGCAGGCTTTCCGCGGCTTCGGTCAGGACATTGGCATCGCGTTCCAGCTCCAAGACGACATCCTCGGGGTCTTTGGCGATCCAGCGATCACTGGTAAGCCCGCCGGCGATGATCTGCGTGAAGGCAAACGGACGGTGCTGCTGGCCCAAGCCCTAAGGCAGGCAGATCTCACTGCGCCGGAGAAAGCCAAGCAGCTTCGGCAGGGAATTGGCAAGACGGCTGATCCGCAGGAACTTGCTACATTAGCTGCGATTATTGATGAGATGGGCGCGCAACAGGTCGTCGAAAAGCGCATTGCAGAGTTGACTGCCTCCGGTCTCGCCCACCTGGACGATGCTCCGCTCCCCGACCACATCCGGGCCGCGCTCCATGAGCTTGCGATCCGGGCGACGAAACGTGCGGTCTAA
- a CDS encoding methylenetetrahydrofolate reductase — MAITRQKPISSLLAESNKVMFSVEFMPPRDDAAEARLWKAAGAFKDLGASFVSVTYGAGGSTRDRTFRIAERLAALPLTTLVHLTLVEHSRAELLEILETYAQAGLTNLLALRGDPPGDPLGEWIKATDGLEFTSELIELVQTTEASRHFDIGIAAFPEGHHRADTLDIDTEVTLTKLRDGAEYAITQVFFDVEHFLRLRDRLVAADPEHGAKPIIPGIMPITSLRSVHRQIELSGATMAPEVGARLEKAALSGDAAVRAEGIQISSEMTQRLIDEGVPDVHFMTMNFAKATHEVLHNVGMAPAWEKS; from the coding sequence ATGGCAATAACACGACAGAAACCAATCTCATCCCTGCTAGCTGAATCCAACAAAGTCATGTTTTCTGTCGAATTCATGCCACCGCGGGACGACGCCGCTGAAGCTCGACTCTGGAAGGCCGCTGGCGCATTCAAGGACCTCGGAGCCTCCTTCGTCTCAGTGACCTACGGCGCGGGCGGATCCACGCGAGACCGTACCTTCCGCATCGCCGAGCGTCTGGCAGCACTGCCCTTAACGACGCTCGTCCACCTGACTCTGGTGGAGCACTCACGCGCCGAACTGCTGGAAATCCTGGAGACCTATGCGCAGGCTGGGCTCACCAACCTCCTCGCCCTGCGCGGCGACCCACCAGGCGACCCGTTGGGGGAGTGGATCAAGGCAACAGACGGCCTTGAATTCACCAGCGAGCTGATCGAACTGGTTCAAACAACTGAGGCGTCCCGGCACTTCGACATCGGTATCGCGGCCTTCCCTGAAGGACATCACCGAGCTGACACCTTGGACATTGACACCGAAGTCACGCTTACAAAGCTGCGTGACGGGGCAGAATATGCCATTACGCAGGTCTTTTTTGATGTGGAGCACTTCCTCCGGCTGCGTGATCGTCTGGTGGCAGCCGATCCTGAGCACGGTGCCAAGCCCATCATTCCCGGCATCATGCCTATTACCTCGCTGCGTTCCGTCCACCGACAGATCGAACTGTCCGGTGCAACCATGGCGCCCGAGGTGGGGGCGCGCCTGGAAAAGGCTGCGCTCAGCGGTGACGCCGCAGTGCGTGCGGAAGGAATCCAAATCTCCAGCGAGATGACCCAACGCTTGATCGACGAAGGTGTACCGGACGTGCACTTCATGACTATGAACTTCGCCAAAGCAACGCACGAAGTGCTGCACAACGTAGGAATGGCTCCTGCCTGGGAAAAGTCCTAG
- a CDS encoding alpha-(1->6)-mannopyranosyltransferase A — MKLLQRAQWLGILATVFMTLASFGAGAIRNRGGVLEALGLSFLSYGHGAGISNATLWTAMFCFIVAWALVGRSLRLSPGLHSVRSLNRTLLWWVLPLVFAAPILSRDVYSYLMQGAMLRDGFDPYTQGAAVNPGPMLLEVSHDWRNTTTPYGPLHLWLGEIITSIVGDNVTAGVVLYKLVSLIGFLMIAWSVPQIARALGADPCWAVWLGVMNPVMVFHLVGGMHNESLMVGLVSVGIYAALRLRFALAVVCVAISVSLKATAVFVLPFLVWMATRRLLEVKGGTSRWHHFVSFVVSGTWMTALTLAVVSAVTWASGASWGWVSQISGNSKVINPLAIPSLLASLMTPVGQLINENLDYNNFLVITRPLSQVMMLAGLVAVWWLFRQDRVRAVMGIAAAYTVAVLFNAVTLPWYYTSLLNVVGTFPAQEKLRRITALLSMVIAASFAGSGNHMLYNFVWMTSVAVLAWLLTSYVFGAERPAPNKGD, encoded by the coding sequence GTGAAGCTACTTCAACGCGCACAGTGGCTGGGTATCCTCGCCACGGTTTTCATGACGCTCGCTTCCTTCGGCGCAGGCGCGATCCGCAACCGCGGTGGTGTCCTCGAAGCGCTGGGCTTATCCTTCCTGTCCTACGGTCACGGCGCCGGTATCAGCAACGCAACGCTGTGGACGGCGATGTTCTGTTTCATCGTGGCATGGGCTCTGGTGGGGCGCTCGCTGCGCTTGTCGCCTGGGCTGCACAGCGTGCGCAGCCTCAACCGGACGTTACTGTGGTGGGTGCTGCCACTGGTATTCGCCGCCCCGATACTGTCGCGCGACGTGTATTCGTACCTCATGCAGGGCGCCATGCTTCGCGACGGCTTCGACCCCTACACTCAAGGCGCTGCCGTCAACCCTGGCCCGATGTTGCTCGAAGTCAGCCATGACTGGCGCAACACGACCACCCCGTACGGCCCGCTTCACCTGTGGTTGGGCGAGATCATCACCAGCATCGTGGGCGACAACGTCACTGCAGGCGTAGTGCTATACAAGCTGGTCTCCCTCATCGGTTTCCTCATGATCGCCTGGTCAGTGCCACAAATCGCGCGCGCGCTGGGCGCGGACCCATGCTGGGCTGTGTGGCTCGGCGTGATGAACCCGGTGATGGTCTTTCACCTAGTTGGTGGAATGCACAACGAGTCGTTGATGGTGGGGCTGGTCAGCGTCGGCATTTATGCAGCTTTACGACTCCGGTTCGCCCTCGCCGTAGTCTGCGTCGCAATATCGGTCTCGTTGAAAGCCACCGCGGTGTTCGTACTGCCGTTCCTCGTGTGGATGGCAACGCGCCGACTTTTGGAAGTTAAGGGCGGCACGTCGCGGTGGCACCACTTCGTGTCCTTCGTGGTGTCTGGAACGTGGATGACGGCGTTGACTCTCGCCGTGGTCAGCGCTGTGACCTGGGCGTCGGGTGCTTCGTGGGGGTGGGTCTCCCAGATTTCGGGCAACTCCAAGGTGATCAATCCACTCGCGATCCCGTCGCTACTGGCCAGCCTCATGACCCCTGTGGGGCAGCTGATCAATGAGAACTTGGACTACAACAACTTCCTAGTAATCACCAGACCGCTATCGCAGGTGATGATGCTGGCCGGGCTCGTTGCGGTGTGGTGGTTGTTCCGCCAGGACCGCGTGCGGGCGGTGATGGGAATCGCGGCAGCCTACACCGTTGCGGTGCTGTTCAACGCCGTCACCCTGCCCTGGTACTACACCAGTTTGCTGAATGTGGTGGGGACGTTCCCCGCGCAGGAAAAACTCCGACGCATCACTGCGCTGCTA